In the genome of Massilia sp. PAMC28688, one region contains:
- a CDS encoding IS3 family transposase (programmed frameshift), whose translation MHNRKHQISTPVAPPDTTDVSPSEAQRPDPEVVPTAKRRAFSKAEKLRILAAADACVAPGDIGALLRREGIYSSHLATWRKQRQAAGEVAALERKRGPKADPAAAQTRRVLELEKEVERLRAKLVKADLIIDVQKKLSTLLGEHQRHTERAEVINAANSLGEQVGLAAACRALRLPRSALYRDRAARHICLLPPPVATAPARRPPLALSELERRVVLDVLNSPRFANCAPAAIHAQLLDEGRYVASVRTMYRLLQGCAAVRERRNQLRHPEYAKPELLAVVPNQVWSWDITKLKGPVRGTCFHLYVILDIFSRYVVGWMVAEQETAELAEQLIADTAAKECISPGALTLHADRGSSMRSKPVATLLSDLGIAKSHSRPYVSDDNPYSEAQFKTMKYQPGFPARFGSLADARAHCATFFTWYNQQHRHSGIGMMTPESVHTGRAIEVRKQRQATLADAFQRTPNRFKHRMPQPQKLPTAAWINPPAMETKAA comes from the exons ATGCACAACCGAAAGCATCAAATTAGCACTCCAGTAGCTCCCCCGGACACCACCGACGTGTCGCCTTCCGAAGCGCAACGGCCAGACCCCGAGGTCGTCCCCACTGCCAAGCGGCGCGCTTTTTCCAAGGCCGAGAAACTGCGCATTCTGGCCGCCGCTGACGCCTGCGTGGCGCCCGGCGACATCGGCGCGTTGCTGCGTCGGGAAGGCATCTACTCGTCCCACCTGGCGACGTGGCGCAAGCAGCGTCAAGCTGCAGGCGAGGTCGCCGCTCTGGAGCGCAAGCGCGGCCCGAAAGCTGATCCCGCTGCCGCCCAGACGCGGCGCGTGCTGGAGCTGGAAAAAGAAGTAGAACGCCTGCGCGCGAAGCTGGTCAAGGCCGACTTGATTATCGACGTCCAAAAAAAACTTTCCACTCTGCTGGGT GAGCACCAGCGACACACCGAGCGAGCCGAAGTGATTAATGCCGCCAACAGCCTGGGTGAGCAGGTCGGCCTGGCCGCTGCGTGTCGCGCCTTGCGTCTGCCACGCAGCGCCCTGTATCGCGACCGCGCCGCGCGCCACATCTGCCTGTTGCCGCCCCCTGTCGCGACAGCACCAGCGAGGCGGCCTCCGCTGGCGCTGTCGGAACTGGAGCGCCGCGTCGTACTTGACGTGCTCAACAGCCCGCGCTTCGCCAATTGCGCGCCTGCAGCCATCCACGCCCAGTTGCTCGACGAAGGGCGCTATGTGGCCTCGGTACGCACCATGTATCGCTTGCTGCAGGGCTGCGCCGCCGTGCGCGAGCGGCGCAACCAACTACGCCATCCAGAGTACGCCAAGCCCGAGCTGCTGGCCGTGGTGCCCAATCAAGTCTGGAGCTGGGACATCACGAAACTGAAGGGGCCGGTCAGAGGAACCTGTTTCCATCTGTACGTCATACTCGACATCTTCAGCCGCTACGTCGTCGGCTGGATGGTGGCCGAGCAGGAAACCGCCGAATTGGCCGAGCAACTCATCGCCGACACCGCCGCTAAGGAATGCATCTCGCCGGGCGCGCTGACGTTGCATGCCGACCGAGGCAGCAGCATGCGCTCTAAGCCAGTGGCCACGCTGCTGTCCGATCTGGGCATCGCCAAGTCGCACAGCAGGCCCTACGTCTCCGACGACAACCCGTACTCGGAGGCGCAGTTCAAGACCATGAAGTACCAGCCCGGATTCCCAGCACGTTTTGGCTCGCTGGCTGACGCGCGCGCTCACTGCGCCACGTTCTTCACTTGGTACAACCAGCAGCATCGCCATTCCGGCATCGGAATGATGACGCCCGAGAGCGTCCACACCGGTCGCGCGATCGAAGTACGCAAGCAACGACAAGCCACTCTGGCAGATGCATTCCAGCGCACGCCGAACCGTTTCAAACACCGCATGCCGCAGCCGCAGAAGCTACCAACGGCAGCATGGATTAACCCACCGGCGATGGAGACGAAAGCTGCCTGA
- a CDS encoding IS5 family transposase produces the protein MQKSFSDLEYAAKKKLTRRDRFLAEIDVATPWGKLHKLIEPHYPKVTGAGRPPIGLARMLRMYVAQQCFGLSDEGIEDAIYDSQAIRAFVGIDLNRESAPDATTLLKFRHLLEAKGLTQKIFEAINAHLAAKGLMMREGTIVDATLIAAPPSTKNKDGERDPEMHQSKKGNDWHFGMKAHIGVDAASGLVHTVVGTAGNVSDVTQAHALLHGDEVAAFGDAGYQGVEKRAENIGKPVTWHVAMKRAKRKALPKNKLGRMTEKLEHLKASVRAKVEHPFHVIKNLFRHRKTRYRGLAKNTAQLFTLFGFANLVLAGRRFTITETRRVS, from the coding sequence ATGCAAAAGAGCTTTTCCGACCTTGAGTACGCCGCTAAGAAGAAGCTGACGCGCCGCGACCGCTTCCTCGCTGAGATCGACGTGGCGACGCCGTGGGGCAAGCTGCATAAGCTGATCGAGCCGCACTATCCGAAGGTGACTGGTGCAGGCCGTCCGCCGATCGGCTTGGCGCGCATGCTGCGCATGTATGTGGCCCAGCAGTGTTTTGGTCTGTCCGATGAGGGTATTGAGGACGCCATTTACGACAGCCAGGCGATCCGCGCTTTTGTTGGTATAGACCTCAATCGCGAGAGCGCACCGGACGCGACGACGCTGCTCAAGTTTCGCCACTTGCTCGAAGCAAAGGGGCTGACGCAGAAGATCTTCGAAGCGATCAACGCGCACCTGGCGGCCAAAGGATTGATGATGCGCGAAGGGACCATTGTGGATGCCACCTTGATTGCCGCGCCACCGTCGACCAAAAACAAAGACGGCGAGCGCGACCCGGAAATGCACCAATCGAAGAAGGGCAATGACTGGCATTTCGGGATGAAAGCGCACATCGGCGTTGACGCTGCATCGGGCCTTGTGCATACCGTCGTGGGCACCGCTGGCAATGTCTCCGATGTGACGCAAGCACACGCTCTGCTGCACGGCGATGAAGTGGCGGCCTTTGGCGACGCCGGTTATCAGGGCGTTGAAAAGCGGGCCGAGAACATCGGCAAACCGGTGACCTGGCACGTGGCGATGAAGCGCGCCAAACGCAAGGCGCTGCCGAAGAACAAGCTCGGCCGCATGACCGAAAAGCTTGAGCATCTCAAGGCGAGCGTGCGCGCGAAAGTCGAGCATCCATTTCATGTCATCAAGAACCTGTTCCGTCATCGGAAGACGCGCTACCGTGGCTTGGCGAAGAACACCGCCCAGTTGTTCACACTGTTCGGCTTCGCCAATCTGGTGCTGGCCGGCCGGCGATTTACGATCACTGAAACCCGAAGAGTGTCCTGA
- a CDS encoding IS3 family transposase (programmed frameshift), whose amino-acid sequence MKTSRFTDSQIIAILKQAEGGSPIPELCREHGMSAATFYKWRSKFGGMDASLMARMKELEEENRRLKKMYAEERLKAEIVAEALGKKVVAPSRRREMARSFVDAGRVSIRAACLAFGISQTCFRYQAKLNAENEAIADWLIRLTNNQRNWGFGLSFLYLRNVKGFKWNHKRVYRIYRELELNLRIKPRQRLVREKPLPLAVPTAINQTWSMDFMHDQLADGRSIRLFNVIDDFNREGLIIDVDFSLPSERIVRSLNQLIEWRGKPRIIRCDNGPEYISETTKMWAAKHDIEIAFIQPGQPQQNAYVERYNRTVRYDWLAHHLFDSLDEIQDFATHWLWTYNHDRPHMALGGITPIQKLALAA is encoded by the exons ATGAAGACTTCCCGCTTTACCGACAGCCAGATCATCGCCATCCTGAAACAGGCCGAAGGTGGCTCGCCCATTCCAGAGCTGTGCCGTGAACACGGCATGAGCGCGGCCACGTTCTACAAATGGCGCTCCAAGTTCGGCGGCATGGACGCCTCGCTGATGGCCCGCATGAAGGAGCTCGAAGAAGAGAACCGTCGGCTCAAGAAAATGTATGCCGAAGAGCGCCTCAAGGCAGAGATCGTGGCCGAGGCCCTCG GCAAAAAAGTGGTAGCGCCATCTCGCCGACGGGAGATGGCGCGCAGCTTCGTTGACGCTGGACGGGTGAGCATCAGGGCGGCGTGCCTAGCCTTTGGCATCAGCCAGACCTGCTTCCGCTACCAAGCCAAGCTCAATGCCGAGAACGAGGCCATTGCCGATTGGTTGATTCGCCTGACGAACAACCAGCGCAACTGGGGCTTCGGCCTAAGCTTCCTGTACCTGCGCAACGTGAAGGGCTTCAAATGGAACCACAAGCGCGTCTACCGCATCTACCGTGAGTTGGAACTCAATCTGCGCATCAAACCGCGTCAGCGCCTGGTGCGTGAGAAGCCCCTGCCTCTAGCGGTGCCCACGGCGATCAACCAGACCTGGTCGATGGACTTCATGCACGACCAGCTTGCCGATGGGCGCAGCATTCGTCTGTTCAACGTCATCGACGACTTCAACCGTGAAGGCTTGATCATCGACGTCGATTTCTCGCTGCCATCGGAGCGCATCGTACGGTCACTGAATCAACTGATCGAATGGCGTGGCAAGCCCCGCATTATCCGTTGCGACAACGGTCCCGAATACATCAGCGAGACGACCAAGATGTGGGCCGCCAAGCATGACATCGAGATTGCGTTCATCCAGCCTGGACAGCCGCAGCAAAACGCTTACGTCGAGCGCTACAACCGCACTGTACGCTACGACTGGCTGGCACATCATTTGTTCGATTCCCTTGATGAGATTCAAGACTTTGCCACGCACTGGTTATGGACTTACAATCATGACCGGCCACACATGGCCCTTGGCGGCATCACTCCGATTCAGAAATTGGCCCTCGCCGCATAG
- a CDS encoding DUF3304 domain-containing protein — protein MPLRINRITRPIALLLLFASVAPGCGSQNGRFNATIVGYNHTSIPIAEFTLKVDQGDAVSGMSLLEHSGGGGFVCCVEVPRKWHNNMNITVNITELVDGMERERVVMAPVPKYDSDNMNILNIHFLRGGHVKIFLYGATANSKNYPLQGEEAELGGPD, from the coding sequence ATGCCTTTACGAATCAATCGAATCACTCGCCCTATTGCACTTCTCTTGTTGTTTGCCAGTGTGGCACCAGGTTGTGGCAGCCAAAACGGGCGCTTCAATGCGACTATCGTGGGCTACAACCACACCAGCATCCCAATCGCCGAATTCACACTCAAGGTCGACCAGGGCGACGCCGTCAGTGGGATGTCATTGCTGGAGCATTCCGGTGGAGGAGGATTTGTTTGTTGTGTCGAAGTTCCCCGTAAATGGCACAACAATATGAATATAACCGTAAATATCACGGAGCTGGTGGATGGCATGGAGCGCGAACGCGTAGTAATGGCCCCCGTTCCAAAGTATGACAGCGACAACATGAATATTTTGAACATCCATTTTTTGCGCGGGGGACATGTCAAAATTTTTCTCTACGGGGCGACCGCAAACAGCAAAAATTATCCTCTTCAGGGTGAAGAAGCGGAATTGGGCGGCCCAGACTAA
- a CDS encoding SDR family oxidoreductase codes for MKESTKAIVTGHSKGLGEAIALNLLSRGIPVLGLARHASSALTQQYPSLCVQNRIDLANPAAMLEWLNSGELESFVSDCATVLLVNNAGTVQPVGSLHQQAPADVAAAVSLNVTAPLMLAAAVSQATPGSERRILHVSSGAARSAYPGWSVYCATKSALDHHARAVQMDAEEGTRICSLAPGIIDTGMQAAIRATPDDIFPLRQRFLDLHRQGQLVAPADCAAQLVSYLLADTFGGKAVDDLRHT; via the coding sequence ATGAAAGAATCAACCAAAGCAATCGTGACCGGCCACAGCAAGGGCCTGGGCGAAGCCATCGCTCTCAACCTGCTCTCACGCGGCATCCCTGTCCTTGGCCTGGCGCGCCATGCCTCTTCTGCCTTGACGCAGCAGTATCCATCACTGTGCGTACAGAATCGCATCGATCTGGCAAATCCCGCGGCCATGCTGGAATGGCTCAATAGCGGCGAGCTGGAATCGTTCGTCAGCGATTGCGCCACCGTGCTACTGGTGAATAACGCCGGAACCGTACAGCCAGTCGGCTCCTTGCACCAGCAAGCGCCCGCTGATGTGGCGGCAGCCGTGTCGCTCAACGTCACTGCGCCGCTGATGCTGGCCGCCGCCGTATCCCAGGCCACGCCTGGCAGCGAGCGCCGCATCCTGCACGTGTCCAGTGGCGCGGCCCGCAGTGCCTATCCCGGCTGGAGTGTCTACTGCGCCACCAAGTCCGCCCTGGACCACCACGCGCGCGCCGTCCAGATGGATGCGGAAGAGGGCACCCGCATCTGCAGCCTGGCGCCTGGCATCATTGATACTGGCATGCAGGCAGCGATCCGCGCAACGCCGGACGACATTTTCCCCCTGCGCCAACGGTTCCTGGACCTACACCGGCAAGGCCAGCTGGTGGCACCTGCCGACTGCGCCGCCCAGCTGGTCAGCTATCTGCTGGCCGACACGTTCGGCGGCAAAGCGGTGGACGACCTGCGCCACACCTGA
- a CDS encoding family 16 glycosylhydrolase has product MTRTTLHMLFIGLCGLAACGGGSAGPGAVAMPPPATPAPTPAIPPGGVPAGWKLAWADEFNIDGLPDASKWDYDTSRNKLGWYNNELQYYSRDRAENARVADGRLIITALKEKLASAPDYGRQAYTSSRMLTRGKAEWTYGFFEIRAKLPCGFGTWPAIWMLGKSGDWPLQGEVDIMEHVGQKKGEVLGTVHTAAYNHTLGTQKGATTTVPDACDAFHNYQLKWDEHQIVIGVDDKYYFQFANPKDGDVRKWPFTGPQYLILNIALGGDLGGPVDDAIFPVRMEVDYVRVYRP; this is encoded by the coding sequence ATGACACGTACAACACTGCATATGCTTTTCATTGGACTGTGCGGCCTTGCCGCCTGCGGCGGGGGTAGCGCCGGACCCGGGGCGGTTGCCATGCCGCCGCCAGCGACGCCAGCGCCCACACCGGCCATCCCGCCCGGCGGCGTGCCGGCGGGATGGAAGCTGGCATGGGCCGACGAATTCAATATCGATGGCTTGCCCGATGCGAGCAAATGGGACTACGACACCAGCCGCAACAAGCTTGGCTGGTACAACAATGAACTTCAATACTACTCACGCGACCGGGCCGAGAATGCCCGCGTGGCCGACGGCCGGCTAATTATCACGGCCCTCAAGGAAAAGCTGGCCAGTGCACCTGACTACGGCCGGCAGGCCTATACCTCGTCACGGATGCTCACGCGCGGCAAGGCGGAATGGACGTATGGCTTTTTCGAGATTCGCGCCAAGCTGCCCTGCGGCTTCGGTACCTGGCCGGCGATCTGGATGCTCGGTAAAAGTGGCGACTGGCCGCTGCAGGGCGAAGTAGACATCATGGAACACGTGGGCCAGAAGAAGGGCGAAGTGCTGGGCACCGTGCATACCGCCGCATACAACCACACGCTGGGCACGCAGAAAGGCGCGACCACCACCGTGCCGGATGCCTGCGACGCCTTTCACAACTACCAGCTCAAGTGGGACGAACATCAGATCGTCATTGGTGTCGACGACAAGTACTACTTCCAGTTCGCGAACCCGAAGGATGGCGATGTGCGCAAGTGGCCATTCACGGGACCGCAGTACCTGATCCTCAATATCGCGCTGGGCGGGGACCTGGGCGGGCCGGTGGACGATGCGATCTTCCCGGTGCGGATGGAGGTCGATTATGTGCGGGTCTATCGTCCCTGA
- a CDS encoding tryptophan halogenase family protein, producing the protein MALEPVRRIVIAGGGTAGWMTAAALSKLLGPACRIELVESEDIGTIGVGEATIPHINEFNQALGIDEDAFVRATQGTFKLGIEFVNWGAVGERFIHGFGRVGQPGDALPFHHFWLRMAALGKASKLEAYSMNTAAPRAGKFMRARPEMAGSPMQDLVHAFHFDAGLYARFLRSHAENMGVVRTEGKIEQVLQREPDGFIEALVMQNGARIEGDFFIDCSGMRGILIEQTLKSGYEDWSHWLPCDRAIAVPCESAGPLLPLTRSTAHAAGWQWRIPLQHRTGNGHVYSSGFMEQDQATGILMDNLDGAALAEPRHLRFQTGRRKRFWNRNCIAVGLSSGFLEPLESTSIHLIQTAISRIASFFPHGGFDPVDIAEYNRQTNVEYEFIRDFLILHYKVTRRDDSEFWRYCSNMAIPDSLQRKIDLFSSSGRIYREQDELFTEMSWLQVMIGQGVMPRAYHPFAQLRPEAEVHAYLNNVEQVIARCVHAMPTQADFIAAHCKAGTNPER; encoded by the coding sequence ATGGCCCTTGAACCTGTTCGCCGTATCGTCATTGCCGGCGGCGGCACTGCCGGCTGGATGACCGCGGCCGCCCTGTCAAAGCTGCTGGGCCCTGCATGCCGCATCGAGCTGGTGGAGTCGGAAGACATCGGCACTATCGGCGTGGGCGAAGCGACCATCCCCCACATCAACGAATTTAACCAGGCCCTCGGCATCGACGAGGATGCATTCGTGCGCGCCACCCAGGGCACCTTCAAGCTGGGGATTGAATTTGTCAACTGGGGCGCGGTTGGCGAACGTTTCATCCACGGCTTTGGCCGGGTTGGCCAGCCTGGGGACGCCCTGCCCTTCCACCACTTCTGGCTGCGCATGGCAGCTTTAGGCAAAGCCAGCAAATTGGAAGCCTATTCCATGAACACGGCGGCTCCCCGCGCCGGCAAATTCATGCGTGCGCGACCCGAGATGGCCGGCTCCCCCATGCAGGACCTGGTGCATGCGTTTCACTTTGACGCCGGGTTATATGCGCGCTTTTTGCGCAGCCATGCCGAAAACATGGGCGTGGTACGCACAGAAGGCAAGATCGAACAGGTGCTCCAGCGCGAACCGGATGGCTTCATCGAGGCACTCGTCATGCAGAACGGCGCGCGTATTGAAGGCGATTTCTTTATCGACTGTTCCGGCATGCGCGGGATCCTGATCGAGCAGACGCTCAAGTCGGGATACGAAGACTGGTCGCACTGGCTGCCCTGCGATCGGGCCATTGCGGTTCCCTGCGAATCGGCCGGGCCGCTGCTGCCCCTGACGCGCTCCACGGCCCACGCTGCCGGCTGGCAGTGGCGCATCCCCCTGCAGCATCGCACCGGCAATGGCCACGTGTACAGCAGCGGCTTCATGGAGCAGGATCAGGCTACCGGCATCCTGATGGACAACCTTGACGGTGCGGCGCTGGCCGAGCCACGCCATTTGCGCTTCCAGACTGGCCGCCGCAAGCGGTTCTGGAATCGCAATTGCATCGCGGTGGGCCTGTCGAGTGGTTTCCTGGAGCCGCTCGAATCGACCAGCATTCACCTGATCCAGACGGCTATCTCGCGCATTGCGAGCTTTTTTCCACATGGCGGTTTCGATCCCGTTGATATCGCCGAATATAACCGCCAGACAAACGTGGAATACGAATTCATTCGCGATTTTCTGATCCTGCACTACAAGGTGACGCGGCGCGATGACTCTGAGTTCTGGCGCTACTGCAGCAACATGGCCATTCCGGACAGCCTGCAGCGCAAGATCGACCTGTTTTCCAGCAGCGGGCGTATCTACCGCGAGCAGGACGAACTGTTCACGGAAATGAGCTGGCTGCAGGTGATGATTGGCCAGGGCGTGATGCCGCGCGCCTACCATCCTTTTGCCCAACTGCGCCCTGAAGCTGAGGTGCACGCCTACCTTAATAATGTGGAGCAGGTGATCGCCCGCTGCGTCCACGCCATGCCGACCCAGGCCGACTTTATCGCCGCCCACTGCAAGGCCGGCACCAATCCAGAAAGATGA